One window of Medicago truncatula cultivar Jemalong A17 chromosome 2, MtrunA17r5.0-ANR, whole genome shotgun sequence genomic DNA carries:
- the LOC11430032 gene encoding protein FAR1-RELATED SEQUENCE 6 — protein MEIEIYDSGNGEALGNATIGEVGSSIANKEIVECSSFDPTDEQDQDDTMTQDSSGVDQIASAVPVTSVMRTIDEPYIGQEFVSEAEAHAFYNSYATRVGFVIRVSKLSRSRRDGSVIGRALVCNKEGFRMPDKREKIVRQRAETRVGCRAMIMVRKLNSGLWSITKFVKEHTHPLTPGRGRRDFVYEQYPSGHDRVRELTQQLAIEKKRAETYKRNLDLLYECIEEHNEAVSKKIQHIVESVKEMEAKEQESQFQLAVI, from the exons A TGGAGATTGAGATCTATGACTCTGGTAATGGTGAGGCGCTAGGAAATGCTACTATTGGAGAGGTCGGTAGTAGCATAGCTAACAAAGAAATAGTTGAATGCAGTTCTTTTGATCCAACTGATGAGCAGGATCAAGATGATACTATGACTCAAGATTCTTCTGGAGTGGACCAAATCGCCTCAGCAGTTCCTGTAACATCGGTTATGAGAACAATTGATGAACCCTATATCGGTCAGGAGTTTGTATCCGAAGCAGAAGCACATGCATTTTATAATTCATATGCTACACGTGTTGGATTCGTCATACGTGTAAGTAAGCTCTCGAGATCAAGGCGCGATGGATCTGTTATTGGACGGGCTCTAGTTTGCAACAAAGAAGGTTTCAGAATGCCTGACAAGCGTGAAAAGATTGTAAGGCAAAGGGCAGAAACAAGGGTTGGTTGCAGGGCAATGATTATGGTGAGGAAATTAAATTCTGGTCTATGGTCTATAACAAAGTTTGTAAAAGAGCACACACATCCTCTGACACCTGGAAGAGGCAGAAGGGACTTCGTTTATGAGCAATATCCG AGTGGACACGACAGAGTTCGAGAACTAACTCAACAGTTGGCTATAGAGAAAAAGCGAGCTGAAACCTATAAAAGGAACCTTGACCTGTTATATGAGTGCATCGAGGAGCATAATGAAGCCGTCTCAAAGAAGATACAGCACATAGTAGAGAGTGTGAAGGAGATGGAAGCTAAAGAACAAGAGAGTCAGTTTCAATTGGCTGTTATCTAG
- the LOC11426633 gene encoding serine/threonine-protein kinase-like protein ACR4: protein MGFSRKQFSTYLLNTILFEVVVFSWLWSKVTGLGSMSSIAVSYGDKGSAFCGLKSDGSHTVTCYGMNSAIVYGTPSQFPFLGLTSGDGFVCGLLMSSNQPYCWGSSSHIEMGVPQPMFKDAQYLEISAGDYHVCGLRKPLTGRHRNFSFVDCWGYNMTKNYVFDGQIQSISAGSEFNCGLFSQNRTVFCWGNEVSTQVIRLIPQRMRFQKVSCGGYHVCGILEGVNSRTVCWGRSLGLEQEISLIPNQGQGGNVELAPNDPMLSVVGGKFHACGIKSYDHVVICWGLNLKTSTKVPKGIKVFDIAAGDYFTCGILAAKSLESICWGVGFPTSLPLAVSPRTRKCLSAPCPPSYYEIEKDQQNGLICQDPNSHLCVPCSGVCPDEMYQKSGCNLKSDILCEYNCSVCSSPECFSNCSSSSSNAANGGKKNERFWSMQLIVIVGEIVFAVFIVSAVSITAVMYVRYKLRDCECSTRPLNSMKRLNVSSSVQKDNGKVRPDAEEIKIRRAQKFSYEELENATCGFKEESIVGKGSFSCVFKGVLKDGTVVAVKRAIMSPNMQKNSKEFHTELDLLSRLNHAHLLNLLGYCEEGGERLLVYEYMAHGSLHQHLHGKNKELKEQLDWIRRVTIAVQAARGIEYLHGYACPPVIHRDIKSSNILIDEEHNARVSDFGLSLLGPTDSSSPLAELPAGTLGYLDPEYYRLHYLTTKSDVYSFGVLLLEILSGRKAIDMQYEEGNIVQWSVPLIKSGDIASILDPCLKPPSDIEALRRIANVACKCVRMRGKDRPSMDKVTTSLERALAMLMGSPCIDQPILPTEVVLGSNRMHKKTSQRSSNRSASEIDVVEGEDQRFEFRAPSWITFPSVTSSQRRKSSGSEGEVEVKIVEGRNYGNVVGGGGDVLRSLEEEIGPASPQERLFLQHNF, encoded by the coding sequence ATGGGGTTCTCAAGAAAACAATTCTCAACCTACCTTTTGAATACTATTTTATTTGAGGTTGTTGTTTTTTCATGGTTATGGTCAAAAGTAACTGGTCTTGGTTCCATGTCATCAATTGCTGTTTCTTATGGAGATAAAGGTTCTGCTTTCTGTGGCTTGAAATCAGATGGATCTCACACTGTGACATGTTATGGAATGAACTCAGCCATAGTTTATGGAACACCATCTCAGTTTCCATTCCTTGGTCTAACTTCTGGTGATGGTTTTGTTTGTGGACTTTTAATGAGTTCAAATCAACCATATTGTTGGGGAAGTAGTAGCCATATAGAAATGGGTGTGCCACAACCTATGTTTAAGGATGCTCAGTACTTAGAAATCAGTGCCGGCGATTATCATGTTTGTGGATTGAGGAAACCATTGACAGGAAGACACAGGAACTTTTCTTTTGTTGATTGTTGGGGATACAATATGACAAAGAACTATGTGTTTGATGGACAGATTCAATCGATTTCGGCAGGTTCTGAGTTCAACTGTGGACTTTTTTCGCAGAATCGGACGGTATTTTGTTGGGGTAATGAGGTTAGTACTCAAGTTATTAGGTTGATTCCACAACGAATGAGGTTCCAGAAGGTGTCTTGTGGAGGGTATCATGTATGTGGAATCTTGGAAGGTGTGAATTCTAGAACTGTTTGTTGGGGGAGAAGTTTGGGTTTGGAGCAAGAAATTTCATTGATACCTAATCAAGGACAAGGTGGTAATGTTGAGTTGGCTCCAAATGATCCTATGCTTTCTGTTGTTGGAGGAAAGTTTCATGCTTGTGGCATTAAGAGCTATGATCATGTAGTGATTTGTTGGGggttaaatttgaaaacaagCACAAAAGTTCCTAAAGGGATTAAAGTGTTTGACATTGCAGCTGGTGATTATTTTACCTGTGGAATTCTTGCCGCAAAATCTCTTGAATCTATTTGTTGGGGTGTTGgatttccaacttctctacctTTGGCTGTTTCACCAAGAACAAGAAAGTGTTTGTCTGCACCTTGTCCTCCAAGTTACTATGAAATTGAAAAGGATCAACAAAATGGTCTAATTTGTCAAGATCCAAATTCTCACCTTTGTGTTCCATGCAGTGGTGTTTGTCCTGATGAAATGTATCAGAAAAGTGGTTGCAATTTGAAATCTGATATACTATGTGAATATAATTGTTCTGTTTGTTCTTCACCTGAATGCTTCTCAAACTGTTCCTCCTCTTCTTCCAATGCTGCTAATGGtgggaagaaaaatgaaagatttTGGTCTATGCAGTTGATAGTTATTGTTGGTGAGATAGTATTTGCTGTTTTTATAGTCAGTGCTGTCTCTATTACCGCGGTTATGTATGTTCGCTACAAGCTAAGAGATTGTGAGTGTTCAACAAGACCGTTAAACTCGATGAAGAGACTCAATGTTAGTTCTTCGGTTCAAAAGGATAACGGTAAGGTTCGACCGGACGCAGAGGAGATCAAGATAAGAAGGGCTCAGAAGTTTTCCTATGAGGAACTTGAAAATGCAACCTGTGGATTCAAAGAAGAATCAATTGTTGGGAAAGGAAGTTTTTCATGTGTGTTCAAAGGTGTTCTCAAAGATGGAACAGTAGTTGCTGTTAAAAGGGCTATTATGTCTCCAAACATGCAGAAAAATTCCAAAGAGTTTCACACAGAACTTGACTTGTTATCTAGGTTGAACCATGCTCATTTGCTCAACCTATTAGGCTATTGTGAAGAAGGAGGTGAAAGACTACTTGTATATGAGTACATGGCACATGGATCATTGCATCAACACCTTCATGGCAAAAACAAAGAGTTGAAAGAGCAATTGGATTGGATCAGAAGGGTAACAATTGCGGTCCAAGCAGCTCGAGGAATTGAATATCTCCACGGCTATGCGTGCCCACCGGTGATTCATAGAGACATCAAATCTTCAAACATACTCATTGATGAAGAACACAATGCAAGAGTTTCGGATTTCGGTTTGTCATTACTAGGTCCAACAGATAGTAGCTCCCCACTGGCCGAGTTACCGGCCGGAACACTTGGTTATCTTGATCCTGAATACTATAGACTTCACTACCTCACAACAAAGTCAGATGTTTATAGCTTTGGTGTTCTACtattagaaattctaagtggtAGAAAAGCTATTGATATGCAATATGAAGAAGGTAACATTGTTCAATGGTCGGTTCCATTAATAAAATCGGGCGATATAGCTTCGATTTTAGACCCTTGTTTGAAACCACCTTCTGATATAGAAGCATTGAGAAGGATAGCAAATGTTGCTTGTAAATGTGTGAGAATGAGAGGTAAAGATAGGCCTTCAATGGACAAAGTAACAACAAGTTTGGAAAGAGCTTTAGCAATGTTAATGGGAAGTCCTTGTATTGATCAACCAATTTTGCCAACTGAGGTTGTTCTAGGAAGTAATAGAATGCATAAGAAAACATCTCAAAGGTCTTCAAATCGGTCGGCTTCAGAAATCGATGTAGTCGAAGGTGAAGATCAAAGGTTTGAGTTTAGAGCACCTTCTTGGATAACTTTTCCAAGTGTTACTTCTTCTCAAAGAAGAAAGTCTTCAGGGTCAGAAGGTGAAGTTGAAGTGAAGATTGTTGAAGGAAGAAACTATGGTAATGTTGTTGGTGGTGGAGGTGATGTTTTGAGAAGTCTTGAGGAAGAAATTGGTCCTGCTTCTCCTCAAGAGAGACTCTTCTTGCAACACAACTTCTAA